The genomic DNA CTTTGCCCCTTTTTCTCGCCTTCATGGATTGTTAGGGTAAGCGCGATTTTTTGAGTAGCCATCGGAATTTTGTTCAAGGAAAAGTGGATTTCGTTCTTCCCATTTGTAGCACCAAAATGCTTTACGGAGCCATCTATACTCGATGGTTGTCCATAAAATATAAAGCTCTCATCGTTTTTACAACGTCCACTTTCATCTAGTAAGAACGCCGCCCCGTCAATTTCCATTTCTGTGTTAGCCGTTTTCCATTCCAACACAGCAACAATATCCGTAATCGCTGTATTTTTCGTAATATCGACTTTTTGTCCGCGTACGATATTCATACATTCGCCTCCAATATGTATTTACAAGCACTTGCAACCCGTGCTTCTATCCCCTTTTCAACTGTCATCATAACATGTTGGTTACTCAAATTATGCAATTCAAAGACAATTCCCATCATATATCTGAGTAATCTTCGAACATCGAATACATGGCAAAAAAAAATGAAACTTTCTTTGGTTTTCAACGTAAATAGTATAGAATGTATGAATGGTATGTACGTTCTTGTAAAATTTCGTACCAAATTGATGGAGGGTTTGAAAGTGAAAAAATTAGTAGCTGTTTTACTTGTACTCACACTTGTCGTATCGCCGATTGGCAACTTTATCTTTAATGACTATACGACTGCTGAAGCGAAAGGGTACAAATCAGGAAAGAAAAGTTTTAACACCAATACCAGTGATAGTAAGGTAAACAAATCGAATATCGAAAAAAAGAAGGATGATTCGTCAACAACGAAGTCCTCTACTGCTACAAATAAAAAAAGCGGCGGTCTGATGAAAGGGCTCTTAGTCGGTGGACTCGCTGGATTACTATTCGGTAGCTTATTTGCGAACATGGGTATGCTCGGTTCGATTTTAGGCTTTGCCATCAATATGTTAGCGATTGTCTTTTTAATCGTCATTATTCGCAAGGTGTTTACAATGTTGAAAAAGAAGAAAAAGGATAGCGAACCATGGAAAAACTAATCATCCCTGAGCAAGATGTGATAAATGCGATTTGCTTTTATCATGCCCGCAAAAAGTATGTCTTACCTGAACAAGTCGAAGTGGAGCTGATGTATGAAGATGATCGGGGATTTTCTGCGGAAGCTTACGTCAACGGACAACAGCAATTCTTCGACACAGCAGATATGATTGCGGCATTGCGTCTTTGGCTGAAAGAGTTTTTAAACGAAGACCCTTTCGCTGCCGCCATAAAATTAGTATTAGATGACGAAGCAGGCATTATTGCAGAAGTTCAATAAGCCTCCCCTTCGCAAATAAACCACCAAAATCGAGAAAAACACTCCCTGTATCGAATTTAGTATTTTACTAAATCGTTTTCAAACAGGGAGTGTTTTTTCTAACTATATAGGTCACGTCTGGTGATTAGCCAAAAAAGAACTAAATTATTCTCTAGGCACTCTGTATACAATTGCTTTCGGATTGCTTCGGATTGAACAATTTCTATACGATTATCAGGATGTTTCTATGTGTAGGGATGCGACTTCGATAATCATATGGTTATTGTTCACCCGCCGCTTTCCAAAGACATGGAGATACAAAGTGCGTATGCTTTTAGGGACGAATGAGTCGTCGACTCTTTACGTGGAGCGGCGGCCAAAGATGCAATTTTGGCCGCTGAAGCTTTTGCAATGGTCTTTTCTGCCGTTATTGGAGGAAAATTCACTTCCTACTAGATTTTCTATATTAAGAAGCCTAAGCCTTGCTACAAGTGAAGAAGGGACGCGACAGCTACTAATTCGCTACAGCATTATGAAAACGAGTATATCTAGCAATGACGCACTTGTCCCTCAAACAGGAGAAAGTGATTCAGTGAAAACAAAGATGTAAAGCATTTTTCATCAATGTCTTATGCAAGTAAATGATTAATCACCAAGCATATATAGGTTGAACTTATGATATTCATCTCCTCTCCAACGAAGGCGCCTTACATGCGGTCGCCGAAACCGTAAGACTAGCAGTGGTTTTCTGCCTGGCTTATGGCGGGAGGCATCCGCAAGCGCCGAGCGTTGTTAGGAATATTATTTAGTTCCATTTATATAGTTATATCACGACATTACACTAACTATTCTAAATACTTTATCGCGTAGTTGCCTAATGCTAAGATATAGTATACTTTGATTTTAGATGCAATTCTTTTAATTATAGGAGGAGAGTACAATTTATCTTCAACAAATTGGTAAGAAAGTAAAAGAAGCTCGATTAAATATAGCACTCACGCAACAGGCACTGGCTGAAAAATGCAATTTGACAAAAAGTCATATTTCAAAAATTGAAAACGGACAAGCTGCACCTGCTGTAGCAACGTTGTCCAGAATCGCACGAGAGTTAAATGCGCCTTTATCTTGGTTTTTGGAAGCAGATACACAAAACAAAATGTCCATTGTAAGAAGTAAAGAACGAACCGTCAAGGTCGGAGATA from Sporosarcina sp. FSL K6-1522 includes the following:
- a CDS encoding YxcD family protein, which gives rise to MEKLIIPEQDVINAICFYHARKKYVLPEQVEVELMYEDDRGFSAEAYVNGQQQFFDTADMIAALRLWLKEFLNEDPFAAAIKLVLDDEAGIIAEVQ